Proteins found in one Salmo salar chromosome ssa26, Ssal_v3.1, whole genome shotgun sequence genomic segment:
- the LOC106587775 gene encoding LOW QUALITY PROTEIN: E3 ubiquitin-protein ligase TRIM39-like (The sequence of the model RefSeq protein was modified relative to this genomic sequence to represent the inferred CDS: deleted 1 base in 1 codon) has translation LIKCVFLSTVDVTLDPDTAHPKLILSEDRKQVRCGDIWQHLPDNPERFDISVCVLGKEGFSSGGFYHEVQVKEKTGWSLGVARESINRKGTIYLNPEDGYWTVMLRNGDYWAGAVPPVPLYLKEKPQKVGVFVHYEEGQVSFYNIEARSHTYSFTGCTFTEKLYPFFSPGNNYTGRNSSPLVITPVDVTD, from the exons CTAATaaagtgtgtgtttctctccacAGTAGATGTGACTCTAGATCCTGATACAGCACATCCTAAACTCATCCTGTCTGAAGACAGGAAACAAGTTAGATGTGGAGACATATGGCAGCATCTCCCTGACAACCCAGAGAGGTTTgatatctctgtctgtgtcctgggAAAGGAGGGCTTCTCCTCAGGGGGATTCTACCATGAGGTGCAGGTGAAGGAGAAGACTGGCTGGTCTTTAGGAGTGGCCAGAGAGTCCATCAACAGAAAAGGGACGATTTACCTGAACCCTGAGGATGGATACTGGACTGTGATGCTGAGGAATGGAGACTACTGGGCTGGTGCTgtcccccctgtccccctctaccTGAAAGAGAAGCCCCAGAAGGTGGGGGTGTTTGTGCATTATGAGGAGGGTCAGGTCTCCTTCTACAATATAGAGGCCAGGTCT CATACCTACTCTTTCACTGGCTGTACCTTCACTGAGAAACTCTATCCATTCTTCAGCCCTGGTAATAATTACACTGGTAGAAACTCATCCCCACTGGTCATCACTCCTGTAGatgtcactgactga